A single Thiohalobacter thiocyanaticus DNA region contains:
- a CDS encoding divergent polysaccharide deacetylase family protein, with protein MSRLPAWLRSGLFLLLGLPGLAPAASGLPEAGRDPGRPAEIAIIIDDMGRRLAAGRRVLDLPGPVACAFLPHAPHTDSLARAAHARAREILLHLPMQAMDSRRLDAGGLELDMTQRAFLSTLEDNLGRVPHVQGVNNHMGSLLTRHPGHMLWLMQALREHGGLYFVDSRTSRHTIARQIAREQAVPSIERDVFLDDDPRLEAVRAQFERLLQLARRQGSAVAIGHPHASTLRVLEEALPRLAERNVRLVPVSRLVQQQYVRDSQWRLSLSPWPRAAKNSRPSP; from the coding sequence GTGAGTCGACTCCCGGCCTGGCTGCGCAGCGGACTGTTCCTGCTGCTCGGCCTGCCGGGGCTGGCACCGGCCGCCTCGGGGCTGCCCGAGGCCGGCCGCGACCCCGGCCGGCCGGCCGAGATCGCCATTATCATCGACGACATGGGCCGCCGGCTGGCGGCGGGCCGGCGCGTACTCGACCTGCCCGGCCCGGTCGCCTGCGCCTTCCTGCCGCACGCCCCCCATACCGACAGCCTCGCCCGCGCCGCCCATGCCCGCGCCAGGGAGATCCTGCTGCATCTGCCGATGCAGGCCATGGATTCCCGCCGTCTCGACGCGGGTGGGTTGGAACTGGACATGACGCAGCGGGCCTTCCTGTCTACACTTGAGGACAATCTCGGGCGGGTGCCGCATGTGCAGGGCGTGAACAATCACATGGGCAGCCTGCTCACCCGGCATCCCGGGCACATGCTGTGGCTGATGCAGGCCCTGCGCGAGCACGGCGGCCTGTATTTCGTCGACAGCCGCACCAGCCGCCATACCATCGCGCGCCAGATCGCCCGCGAGCAGGCCGTGCCCAGTATCGAGCGCGACGTGTTCCTGGACGATGACCCCCGCCTCGAGGCGGTGCGCGCCCAGTTCGAGCGGCTGCTGCAACTGGCCCGTCGCCAGGGCAGCGCGGTGGCCATCGGCCATCCGCATGCCAGCACCCTGCGGGTGCTGGAAGAGGCCCTGCCACGGCTGGCCGAGCGCAACGTGCGCCTGGTGCCGGTGTCACGCCTGGTGCAACAACAGTATGTGAGGGATTCCCAATGGCGACTGTCCTTATCCCCCTGGCCCAGGGCTGCGAAGAACTCGAGGCCGTCACCCTGA